One genomic window of Candidatus Pseudobacter hemicellulosilyticus includes the following:
- a CDS encoding CHAT domain-containing protein gives MPNETENPYILLVDQLITALNDEAELGRLLQANEALMTPALHDVLLQLMRSYQDSPEAIKLLEALNTILAPWISRQTLLTWIHLASAEERAAMAGEDLFFLTNQHAQGLWKRVDRQHNLFPLLNELRPLVTDRLFQLKGSEHLHYFVNDLLFFLSDADWLTQSPRLQQPPADAGEALVFLFLGSGFLQLHPYPYEPAIPDAGIRFLTMAMGWYEASGQQEHWLSVLNDLSIAWRFRRHGPAEENRNKALQFAEQAMELAGTHPDTDPWARAVNTLGNALMEYKETEMIERAIAVFQLLDNEAAREKFPMIWAMAQNNLGIAHRQRKEGNRRENLEKAVGYYTRSIEIRTRERTPMEWARTQFNIGLLYTYMEHLEITEQHRLVVTHYRNALLEYTREKNPVDWLKIHQQLADIYMWQDRHNRFFDVDEAIAALKEVTGLLDRQRDFVAWATAMTQLAKAYFLRSKREKTDNIEKVIALYMDLLDHFKEEDFPTLWAQVQLGLAMAWYERGIGSRRDNLEQYIQCLNNSLRYYTRTDYPERWAQAQQELGIAFAHRLSGSPPDNLEQAIHHYQAAMEVATKETMPEQWALCQQGLGPTYFNRIRGDKAGNLEMAIRAYHRALEVYTRESHPDSWAMTMSNLGNSYMRRISGKRSDNIEQAIQTYEAALQERSREKYPYEWAFTMGNLASAYGERTQGNQEENQEKAISIFKEVQLIRSRDKYPYEWGFQQINLALAYLRRVTGEKNANTREAISLLNSALDIFTREQDPVQWSKVQHNLAATWKQLDEAGAGEQALAHYYQALEVRTPDLLPTECLLTVRGMAGLVARKGNDEELLRILELGHQAIENIRNEAASSQSKERLSEENFHLYAALVDACLRLGELDKAFQYISISKSRSLAEKMGSQKPDIQRLSLDIPGLAQSWEELETIWQQISEVQRLLVRGMSGRQDGDDVNNRLAPEEGLRQLQQLQQLRKQKKEAFFLQYPALAASMVLPPLPLSSAIELSRQLGATLLEYYHHDTGWTAIVIHPGGYHFVPLPAAAGTALQETAEWALALEQGLPALHGAVFQKQLLSRLYNAIVLPVKEFLPAAGPLLVAPHGLMHFVPVGLATSPAGKLWLEEYELSLLPGITMAHALYQQQLKEPPAGPSFNNIFIATHSGHEPYKLHYTLPEVEEVRAGFAKETLLAEEQALPEAVIKAVNQGGYDVLHFSCHGGFDELEPELSGLQLNGMLTIEKVFNELNLRHRPLVVMSACQTGRSKVTGGDALTGLNQAWLQSGAGAVVGSLWSVNDRSTMHLFQQFYAGRQQSGLSAQQSLRHAMQATRALPGYQSAFFWGAFQVYGLPVVPVSK, from the coding sequence ATGCCGAACGAAACGGAGAACCCCTATATTTTGCTGGTTGACCAGCTGATCACTGCTTTGAATGATGAGGCTGAACTGGGCCGGCTGCTACAGGCCAATGAGGCCCTGATGACCCCTGCCCTGCACGATGTGCTGCTGCAGCTGATGCGCAGCTACCAGGACTCGCCGGAGGCCATTAAACTGCTGGAAGCGCTGAACACCATCCTGGCCCCCTGGATCAGCCGCCAGACCCTGCTGACCTGGATCCACCTGGCTTCAGCGGAAGAGCGGGCTGCCATGGCCGGGGAAGACCTGTTCTTCCTGACCAACCAGCATGCGCAGGGCCTGTGGAAGCGGGTAGACCGGCAGCACAACCTGTTTCCCCTGCTGAATGAACTGCGGCCCCTGGTCACCGACCGCCTGTTCCAGCTCAAAGGATCTGAACACCTGCATTATTTTGTCAACGACCTGCTTTTCTTCCTCTCGGATGCCGACTGGCTGACCCAAAGCCCGCGATTGCAACAGCCACCCGCAGACGCCGGGGAGGCGCTGGTATTCCTGTTCCTGGGCTCCGGTTTCCTGCAGCTGCATCCCTATCCATATGAGCCGGCCATCCCTGATGCCGGTATCCGGTTCCTGACCATGGCCATGGGCTGGTATGAAGCCAGCGGGCAGCAAGAGCACTGGCTCAGCGTCCTGAACGATCTCAGCATTGCCTGGCGCTTCCGCCGCCATGGTCCGGCCGAAGAGAACCGAAACAAGGCCCTGCAGTTTGCCGAACAAGCCATGGAGCTGGCCGGCACGCATCCGGATACGGATCCCTGGGCCAGGGCCGTCAATACCCTGGGCAACGCCCTGATGGAATACAAGGAAACAGAAATGATAGAACGGGCCATCGCAGTTTTCCAGCTGCTGGACAATGAAGCGGCCCGCGAAAAATTTCCCATGATCTGGGCCATGGCCCAGAATAACCTGGGTATTGCCCACCGGCAAAGAAAAGAGGGCAACCGCCGGGAGAACCTGGAGAAAGCCGTTGGTTATTATACCCGCTCCATAGAGATCAGGACCCGCGAAAGGACGCCGATGGAATGGGCCCGCACACAGTTCAATATCGGTCTGCTGTATACGTATATGGAGCACCTGGAAATTACAGAACAGCACCGGCTGGTAGTTACGCATTACAGGAATGCCCTGCTGGAATATACCCGCGAGAAAAACCCGGTGGACTGGCTCAAGATCCACCAGCAGCTGGCGGATATTTACATGTGGCAGGACCGGCATAACCGCTTCTTTGATGTGGATGAAGCCATTGCTGCATTGAAAGAAGTGACCGGCCTGCTGGACAGGCAACGGGATTTTGTAGCCTGGGCAACGGCCATGACGCAACTGGCCAAGGCCTATTTTCTGCGCTCCAAACGGGAGAAAACAGACAATATAGAGAAAGTGATTGCCCTGTATATGGACCTGCTGGACCATTTTAAGGAGGAAGACTTTCCCACCCTCTGGGCGCAGGTACAGCTGGGACTGGCCATGGCCTGGTACGAAAGAGGCATTGGCTCCAGGCGTGATAACCTGGAACAATATATCCAATGTCTCAATAACAGTCTCCGGTATTATACCCGGACTGATTATCCTGAACGATGGGCCCAGGCGCAGCAGGAACTGGGCATCGCCTTTGCACACCGGTTGTCCGGGAGTCCGCCGGATAACCTGGAGCAGGCTATCCATCACTATCAGGCGGCTATGGAAGTGGCCACCAAAGAAACCATGCCTGAACAATGGGCGCTCTGTCAGCAAGGGCTGGGACCTACTTATTTCAACCGTATCCGGGGCGATAAGGCCGGCAACCTGGAGATGGCTATCAGGGCCTATCACCGCGCACTGGAAGTATACACCCGCGAAAGCCATCCCGATTCCTGGGCTATGACCATGAGCAACCTGGGTAATTCTTATATGCGGCGTATCAGCGGAAAGCGGTCAGACAATATTGAACAGGCCATCCAGACCTATGAGGCGGCCTTGCAGGAAAGGAGCCGGGAAAAATATCCCTACGAGTGGGCCTTCACCATGGGCAACCTGGCCAGCGCCTACGGGGAAAGAACCCAGGGCAACCAGGAGGAGAACCAGGAAAAGGCCATCAGCATATTCAAAGAGGTACAACTGATCCGCAGCCGCGATAAATACCCCTATGAATGGGGCTTTCAGCAGATCAACCTGGCGCTGGCCTACCTGCGCCGGGTAACCGGTGAAAAGAACGCCAATACCCGGGAGGCAATCAGTCTGCTGAACAGCGCCCTGGATATTTTTACCCGGGAACAGGACCCTGTGCAATGGTCCAAGGTGCAGCATAACCTGGCTGCCACCTGGAAGCAGCTGGATGAGGCAGGGGCCGGAGAGCAGGCGCTGGCGCATTATTACCAGGCCCTGGAGGTCCGTACGCCCGACCTGCTGCCTACCGAATGCCTGCTAACGGTACGGGGCATGGCCGGACTGGTAGCCCGTAAGGGCAACGATGAAGAACTGCTCCGCATCCTGGAGCTGGGACACCAGGCCATTGAAAATATCAGGAATGAAGCGGCCAGCAGTCAGTCGAAGGAACGCCTTTCCGAAGAGAATTTCCATCTCTATGCGGCACTGGTGGATGCCTGCCTGCGACTGGGAGAACTGGACAAAGCCTTTCAATATATCAGTATCTCCAAGAGCCGCAGCCTGGCGGAGAAGATGGGCTCACAGAAACCCGATATACAGCGCCTGAGCCTGGATATTCCCGGCCTGGCCCAAAGCTGGGAAGAACTGGAAACCATCTGGCAGCAGATCAGTGAAGTACAGCGGCTCCTGGTGCGTGGTATGAGCGGCCGCCAGGACGGTGACGACGTCAATAACCGACTGGCTCCTGAAGAAGGCCTGCGGCAGCTGCAGCAACTGCAACAGCTGCGCAAGCAGAAAAAAGAGGCTTTCTTCCTGCAATATCCTGCCCTGGCGGCTTCCATGGTATTGCCGCCACTTCCGCTCAGCAGCGCGATAGAGCTTTCGCGCCAATTGGGCGCTACCCTGCTGGAATACTATCACCATGATACGGGATGGACAGCTATTGTGATCCATCCAGGAGGCTATCATTTTGTGCCATTGCCGGCAGCAGCCGGTACGGCCCTCCAGGAAACAGCTGAATGGGCCCTCGCCCTGGAGCAGGGATTGCCGGCCCTGCATGGCGCCGTTTTCCAGAAACAATTGCTCAGCCGTCTCTACAATGCCATTGTGCTGCCCGTGAAAGAGTTCCTGCCCGCAGCTGGTCCCCTGCTGGTGGCGCCGCATGGCCTGATGCATTTTGTGCCGGTAGGACTGGCCACCAGCCCGGCCGGCAAATTATGGCTGGAAGAATATGAGCTGTCCTTACTGCCCGGTATCACCATGGCCCATGCCCTGTACCAGCAGCAGCTGAAAGAGCCGCCAGCCGGCCCTTCGTTCAATAATATCTTTATAGCTACCCACTCGGGTCATGAACCCTATAAACTGCATTATACCCTGCCGGAAGTGGAAGAAGTGCGGGCCGGCTTTGCAAAGGAAACCCTGCTGGCCGAAGAACAGGCCCTGCCGGAGGCGGTGATAAAAGCGGTTAACCAGGGTGGTTATGACGTGCTGCACTTCAGTTGTCATGGCGGCTTTGATGAACTTGAACCGGAGCTGTCCGGCCTGCAGCTGAATGGTATGCTCACCATTGAAAAAGTTTTCAATGAGCTGAACCTGCGGCACCGGCCGCTGGTGGTGATGAGCGCCTGCCAGACGGGAAGATCAAAAGTAACCGGAGGTGATGCCCTGACAGGGCTGAACCAGGCCTGGCTGCAATCCGGCGCCGGCGCAGTGGTAGGCAGTCTCTGGTCCGTGAACGACCGCTCCACCATGCACCTGTTCCAGCAATTCTATGCAGGAAGGCAGCAAAGCGGCCTGTCTGCCCAGCAGTCGCTCCGCCATGCCATGCAGGCTACCCGCGCCCTGCCCGGTTACCAGAGCGCGTTTTTCTGGGGCGCTTTCCAGGTATATGGTTTGCCTGTAGTACCAGTATCAAAATAA
- a CDS encoding triple tyrosine motif-containing protein, whose amino-acid sequence MRWLLALLVVMQLPSYAPAQNSIGFPDILNYSKQQYQGGGQNWDAAIDRKGILYFANTEGLLTFDGHYWKLYPVPNNTRLRSVLTHESGRIYTGAQDELGYFFPNERGILQYTSLKHLLPDGRKNMADVWDIEEYDGAIFFRASDRLFEYRNNQIRCYDAPSEWRKLFRTGSGLYIQDFNEGLLQYNAGQWRTICDTRQLGDRLITSLHDTESGGLLLTTLKDGLFTVTNGRLEPWATEADPVFKTGRIYCAISLPDDALVAGTTSAGCYIINKRSGRIIQRFCMEEGLQNNNVLQLFADERRNIWLALDNGIDLIRYNTFVKQIYPNKKNLLTTYTAQVYHNNLYIGTSDGVYHTLLDGSADFSLSRNPFELVSNTKGQVWHLSVINDQLLLGHHEGTFLINNATATPLLKDKGCWLYKPYPANNSSQVLIGAYNGLYRMKSNGKQFLEPTPFSGLTESLRFLSIDRQNRVWASHPYRGIYQLSLLGDSLGFRCLGSREGLPSSYENFVYKVRNRVVVATLKGIYEYDERQGRFQPSADLHSILGNVPVQYLAEDGSGNIWFVSDKVPGIIDFHKPANGHPYSIIYFPELKRRIVSGFEFIYPYDEENIFLAAEQGIYHINYKNYSRFIAEPAVAIGRVRASGQGDSLLFNGYFASKNSLLPRQDPRQQVQLPNGYNNFRFEFASPAYDQGRNIEYSYRLTDFDAGWSQWAPKTEKEYTNLPYGSYTFQVKARDNLGNESAMEAYSFRILPAWYQTKLAHALYILAGLLLLYQLYRQQKNKFAEQQRKHREEQERLIVSHQLELERNEKELIKVQNDKLESDVHFKNRELATVTMHLVERGRVLSAIREKLVETIRKQEPPVSLTNFRRVLRLFEEAENNEEDWEHFARHFDEVHSNYLSTIKKHFPTLSITDLKLCAYLHINLTSKEIAQLLGISVRGVETSRYRLRKKLNIPGDIALNTFLQEAIAAPPEGTARPGPLPVQPQPLW is encoded by the coding sequence ATGAGATGGCTATTAGCGCTGCTGGTGGTTATGCAATTACCTTCCTATGCACCTGCCCAGAATTCCATCGGGTTTCCCGATATCCTCAACTACTCCAAGCAACAATACCAGGGCGGCGGCCAGAACTGGGACGCAGCCATCGACCGGAAAGGCATACTCTATTTTGCCAATACAGAAGGACTGCTCACTTTTGACGGCCATTACTGGAAGCTCTATCCCGTTCCCAATAATACCCGCCTCCGCTCCGTACTCACGCACGAGAGTGGCCGCATTTATACCGGCGCCCAGGATGAGCTGGGGTACTTTTTCCCCAACGAAAGAGGCATCCTGCAGTACACCTCTTTAAAACACCTGCTGCCGGACGGCCGGAAGAATATGGCCGATGTATGGGATATTGAAGAATATGACGGCGCCATTTTCTTCCGCGCCTCGGACCGCCTTTTTGAATACCGCAACAACCAGATCAGGTGTTATGACGCTCCCTCAGAATGGCGCAAGCTGTTCCGGACAGGGTCAGGTTTGTATATACAGGACTTCAATGAAGGATTGCTGCAATACAATGCAGGCCAGTGGCGGACAATATGTGATACCCGGCAGTTGGGCGACAGGCTCATCACTTCCCTCCACGATACGGAGAGCGGGGGCCTGCTGCTCACCACCCTGAAGGACGGGCTCTTCACCGTTACCAACGGCAGGCTGGAACCCTGGGCCACCGAGGCCGACCCCGTATTCAAGACGGGCCGTATCTATTGCGCCATCTCCCTCCCGGATGACGCCCTGGTGGCCGGCACCACTTCCGCCGGCTGTTATATCATCAACAAACGCAGTGGCCGCATTATCCAGCGCTTCTGTATGGAGGAAGGTTTGCAGAATAATAATGTACTCCAGCTTTTTGCCGATGAGCGCAGGAATATCTGGCTGGCCCTGGACAACGGGATAGACCTGATCCGGTACAATACCTTCGTGAAGCAGATATACCCCAATAAAAAAAACCTGCTTACCACCTATACGGCGCAGGTATACCATAACAACCTGTATATCGGCACTTCAGACGGCGTATACCATACCCTGTTGGACGGCTCAGCGGATTTCAGCCTGTCGCGCAATCCTTTTGAACTGGTCAGCAATACCAAAGGCCAGGTATGGCATCTTTCTGTGATCAACGACCAGCTGCTGCTGGGACATCATGAAGGCACTTTCCTGATCAATAATGCCACGGCCACCCCTTTACTGAAAGACAAGGGCTGCTGGTTATATAAACCCTACCCGGCCAATAACAGCAGCCAGGTGCTGATAGGCGCCTATAACGGCCTGTACAGGATGAAGAGCAACGGTAAACAGTTCCTGGAACCCACCCCATTCAGCGGCCTCACAGAATCCCTGCGCTTTCTCAGCATAGACCGGCAAAACAGGGTCTGGGCCTCGCATCCTTATCGCGGTATTTACCAGCTCAGCCTGCTGGGGGATTCCCTGGGCTTTCGCTGCCTGGGATCCCGGGAAGGACTGCCTTCCAGCTATGAGAACTTTGTATACAAGGTCCGGAACAGGGTAGTGGTGGCCACCCTGAAAGGGATCTATGAATATGATGAGCGCCAGGGCAGGTTCCAGCCTTCGGCCGATCTGCACTCCATCCTCGGCAATGTACCCGTGCAATACCTGGCGGAAGACGGCAGCGGGAATATCTGGTTCGTCTCAGATAAAGTACCGGGCATCATCGATTTCCACAAGCCGGCTAACGGCCATCCCTATTCTATTATCTATTTCCCGGAACTGAAGCGCCGCATCGTGTCCGGCTTCGAATTCATTTATCCCTATGATGAGGAGAATATATTCCTGGCGGCAGAGCAGGGCATCTACCATATCAATTATAAGAATTACAGTCGCTTCATTGCCGAACCGGCCGTAGCCATTGGCCGGGTGCGTGCTTCGGGGCAGGGCGACAGCCTGCTATTCAACGGCTATTTTGCCAGTAAGAACAGCCTGCTTCCGAGGCAGGATCCCCGGCAGCAGGTACAGCTCCCGAACGGTTACAATAATTTCCGGTTTGAATTTGCTTCCCCTGCCTACGACCAGGGCCGGAATATTGAATACAGCTATCGCCTCACCGATTTTGACGCCGGCTGGAGCCAATGGGCACCCAAAACAGAGAAAGAATATACCAACCTGCCCTATGGCAGCTATACCTTCCAGGTGAAAGCCCGTGACAACCTCGGTAATGAATCCGCTATGGAAGCCTATAGCTTCCGCATACTACCCGCCTGGTACCAGACCAAACTGGCCCACGCCCTGTATATCCTGGCCGGCCTGCTGCTGCTGTACCAGTTGTACCGGCAACAGAAGAACAAGTTTGCCGAACAGCAACGCAAGCACCGGGAGGAGCAGGAGCGGCTGATAGTCAGCCACCAGCTGGAGCTGGAACGCAATGAAAAGGAGCTGATCAAAGTGCAGAATGATAAACTGGAATCAGATGTGCATTTCAAGAACCGGGAGCTGGCCACGGTCACCATGCACCTGGTGGAAAGAGGAAGGGTGCTGTCCGCCATCAGGGAAAAACTGGTAGAGACCATCCGCAAGCAGGAACCGCCTGTCTCCCTCACCAATTTCAGGAGGGTATTGCGCTTATTTGAAGAGGCGGAGAACAATGAGGAAGACTGGGAACATTTTGCCCGGCATTTTGATGAGGTACACAGTAATTACCTGTCCACCATCAAAAAACATTTTCCCACGCTGAGCATCACGGACCTCAAGCTTTGCGCCTACCTGCATATCAATTTGACCTCCAAGGAAATTGCCCAGCTATTGGGTATTTCTGTCAGGGGTGTGGAGACAAGCCGTTACCGCCTCCGGAAGAAGCTGAACATACCGGGAGATATTGCCCTCAATACTTTTTTGCAGGAAGCCATTGCTGCACCGCCCGAAGGAACAGCACGCCCAGGCCCATTACCAGTCCAGCCGCAACCACTTTGGTAA
- a CDS encoding TonB-dependent receptor: protein MKKMIACACLLACLCLSLTTWARQVPLQVTGKVNDVLGNPIPGVSITIKNAGKGTTSDENGNYTLSAVQGQVIVFNHIGMAAQEFAADKVPTIVVLIEVITDLTDVVVVGYGTQKKSVTTGAIARVKGTDLANMPLNRVEDALQGRAAGVTIAANNGQPGSAAAVRIRGITTLNNNNPLWVVDNVVVDNGGIGYLNQSDIESIEVLKDAASQAIYGARAASGVILITTKKGKAGKIAVNYNGFYGVSEPAKKLDMLDATQYATLRNEAAVNDGKAAPFADPAAFGKGTDWQSLIFNNAAHRQNHELSVSGGSERSTFYLSFGFLDQEGIVATDISRYKRMNLRINSTHKIASWLTVGQNVGYAHDKTVGLGNTNSEFGGPLSAAINLDPITQAVITDPAQYYSGVYANKGIRRDALGRPYGISTIVVQEMTNPLAYIQTRLGNYSWGDNIVGNVYLEATPIKGLKLRSNLGTKVGFWGNETFTPIFWLNATNISNITGFNRTNNRRFDWNLENTLSYTRAIGEHNATILLGQGAYKDNNTTMTSTTFQDIPATSFEEASLNFKVPTALRSTDGSEGNLHTVSSLFARLNYEFAEKYLVQALVRRDGSSRFGSNNRYGVFPSFNVGWVATKETFFPVGKAVNFLKIRGGYGVVGNDNIDDFAFLSTIGSGRNYAIGNSGSYFIGYSPNSPSNPDLKWEQTSQSNIGFDAVLFNDFNLTMDFFIKETKDILQKPRIPDYIGAISNPAANVGTVRNKGVEIELGYRKQLGDLQLSVSGNAAFMENEVTFLGNGIKFVSDGSAGFHTSTFPLTRSQVGLPVQAFYGFKVLGVFQNQQEIDNHVNKDGVVIQPDAKPGDFIWKDVDGNGVIDADDREYIGNPTPKWTYGFTLNLAYKGFDLTVFGQGAAGNKVYQALRRLDIITANWQTNALGRWTGEGTSTHFPRLTDADPNENFTKPSSFFLEDGGYFRMRTVQLGYTLPGTLTQKAGVSRLRIYLMAQNLFTITDYSGFDPEIGGNILSVDRGVYPQARSYMVGVNLGF, encoded by the coding sequence ATGAAAAAAATGATTGCTTGCGCATGCCTGCTGGCATGCCTTTGCCTGTCATTGACTACCTGGGCCCGGCAGGTGCCCCTCCAGGTTACTGGTAAGGTCAATGATGTGCTTGGCAACCCGATACCGGGTGTCTCCATCACTATCAAGAACGCCGGCAAAGGCACCACTTCCGATGAGAACGGCAACTATACCCTCTCTGCCGTACAAGGTCAGGTCATTGTCTTTAATCATATTGGAATGGCTGCACAGGAATTTGCGGCCGACAAAGTACCCACCATTGTGGTGCTGATAGAGGTCATTACCGACCTGACAGACGTAGTGGTGGTGGGTTATGGCACGCAGAAAAAGAGCGTGACCACCGGCGCCATTGCCCGGGTAAAGGGCACAGACCTGGCCAATATGCCGTTGAACCGCGTGGAGGACGCCCTGCAGGGCCGTGCTGCCGGCGTGACCATTGCGGCCAATAACGGTCAGCCGGGTTCCGCCGCTGCTGTCCGCATCCGGGGGATCACTACCCTGAATAACAATAACCCGCTCTGGGTGGTGGATAACGTAGTGGTGGACAATGGCGGTATCGGTTACCTGAACCAGTCGGACATTGAATCCATTGAAGTCCTGAAAGATGCGGCCTCCCAGGCCATCTACGGTGCGCGCGCCGCTTCCGGCGTTATCCTGATCACTACCAAGAAAGGCAAGGCCGGAAAAATTGCGGTCAACTATAACGGCTTCTACGGCGTGTCTGAGCCGGCTAAAAAGCTGGACATGCTGGATGCCACACAATACGCCACCCTGCGCAATGAAGCAGCGGTGAATGATGGTAAGGCTGCGCCCTTTGCGGACCCTGCCGCTTTTGGCAAGGGGACCGACTGGCAGTCGCTCATCTTCAACAACGCTGCTCACCGCCAGAACCATGAGCTGAGCGTCAGCGGTGGCAGCGAGCGCTCTACCTTTTATTTATCCTTCGGCTTCCTGGATCAGGAAGGTATTGTGGCCACCGATATCTCCCGCTACAAAAGGATGAACCTCCGCATCAACAGCACCCATAAGATCGCCAGCTGGCTCACCGTAGGGCAGAATGTGGGCTATGCGCACGATAAAACAGTTGGCCTCGGTAATACCAACAGTGAATTTGGCGGACCGCTCTCAGCGGCCATCAACCTGGACCCCATTACCCAGGCCGTGATCACAGATCCTGCCCAGTATTATAGTGGCGTATATGCCAACAAAGGCATCCGGCGGGATGCCCTGGGTCGTCCCTATGGCATCTCTACCATTGTAGTACAGGAAATGACCAACCCCCTCGCCTATATCCAGACCCGCCTGGGCAACTACAGCTGGGGCGATAATATTGTAGGCAACGTGTACCTGGAAGCCACGCCCATCAAGGGATTGAAGCTGCGTTCCAACCTGGGTACCAAGGTGGGTTTCTGGGGCAATGAGACCTTCACCCCCATCTTCTGGCTCAATGCCACCAATATCAGCAATATCACCGGGTTCAACCGGACCAATAACCGCCGGTTCGACTGGAACCTGGAGAATACCCTCTCGTATACCCGCGCAATTGGTGAACACAATGCCACTATCCTGCTGGGACAGGGCGCCTACAAGGATAACAATACCACCATGACCAGCACCACTTTCCAGGATATCCCGGCCACCAGTTTCGAAGAGGCTTCACTCAATTTCAAAGTACCTACTGCCCTGCGCAGTACGGATGGTTCCGAGGGCAACCTGCATACTGTCAGCTCCCTCTTTGCACGCCTTAACTATGAGTTTGCAGAGAAATACCTGGTCCAGGCCCTGGTCAGAAGAGATGGCTCTTCGCGCTTTGGCAGTAATAACCGCTATGGTGTGTTCCCCTCTTTCAACGTAGGCTGGGTAGCCACCAAGGAAACCTTCTTCCCCGTGGGCAAGGCCGTTAACTTCCTGAAGATCCGCGGTGGTTACGGCGTAGTGGGTAATGATAATATTGACGACTTCGCTTTCCTCAGCACCATCGGCAGCGGCCGTAACTATGCTATCGGTAATTCCGGCAGCTACTTCATCGGGTACAGCCCCAACTCCCCTTCCAACCCTGATCTGAAATGGGAGCAGACCAGTCAGAGCAATATTGGTTTTGACGCCGTGCTGTTCAACGATTTCAACCTGACCATGGACTTCTTCATCAAGGAAACCAAGGATATCCTGCAGAAGCCGCGTATCCCTGATTATATCGGCGCTATCTCCAATCCTGCCGCCAACGTAGGCACCGTGCGCAACAAAGGCGTGGAAATAGAACTGGGCTATCGTAAACAGCTGGGCGATCTGCAGCTGTCCGTATCCGGTAATGCTGCCTTCATGGAGAACGAGGTGACCTTCCTGGGTAACGGGATCAAATTTGTGAGCGATGGTTCGGCTGGTTTCCATACCAGTACTTTCCCGCTCACCCGCTCGCAGGTGGGACTGCCCGTGCAAGCCTTCTACGGCTTTAAAGTGCTGGGTGTATTCCAGAACCAGCAGGAGATCGACAACCACGTGAACAAGGATGGTGTGGTGATCCAGCCCGATGCCAAACCCGGTGATTTTATCTGGAAAGATGTGGATGGCAATGGCGTGATTGATGCGGACGACCGGGAATATATCGGCAATCCCACCCCCAAATGGACCTATGGCTTTACACTCAACCTGGCCTATAAAGGATTTGACCTGACCGTATTTGGACAGGGCGCAGCCGGCAACAAAGTGTACCAGGCGCTGCGCAGGCTGGACATCATTACGGCCAACTGGCAGACCAATGCGCTGGGTCGCTGGACAGGGGAAGGCACTTCCACGCATTTCCCCCGCCTGACTGATGCGGATCCCAACGAGAACTTCACCAAACCCTCTTCCTTCTTCCTGGAAGACGGCGGTTATTTCCGGATGCGCACTGTTCAACTGGGCTATACCCTGCCCGGGACACTGACCCAGAAAGCCGGTGTCAGCAGGCTGCGTATTTACCTGATGGCGCAGAACCTGTTCACCATTACGGATTATTCCGGCTTTGATCCTGAGATCGGCGGCAATATCCTGAGTGTTGACCGGGGTGTATATCCCCAGGCCCGTTCCTATATGGTAGGTGTAAATCTTGGCTTCTAA